CTTTTTCTCCAGCTCTGCCTGCGCCATAGAAGCATAAAGCTCCAGCATCATGTTATTGATTGTTTCCAGCATCATCCTTGCCATCGCATTATCCATCACAGATAAATCCATAAGCGTAGTCGGCAGTTCCAGAACCATAAGCCGCACTCCCATGTTCTTAATCCGCTGGATCTGTTGCATGGTGTCATACTTGTTTCTTCCCAGTCTGTCCAATTCTGTAACAATCAAAATATCTCCCGGCCGCAGGACATCCTCCACTAAAACGGTATATCTCGGACGATTAAAATTCTTCCCTGTCTCCTGATCCGTAAAAATATTCGTAAGTGCCATCTCATGCTCGTTACAGTACCGCTCAATTTCCTGTATGCCACGGTCAAGATGCTGCTCCTTTGTACTGGTACGGTGATATCCATATATCTGCATCCACATTTCTCCTTTCCATGTCCCAAAATATCCACACTTTTATTGGTATATTTCAAAACTGTGTGTGTAACCTTTTTGAAATATAATCCCTCTTTCCGGAACGTACTTCTAAAATGTATACATTTTGGGATATGTTTCTTTTCTATTTCTGTACGTACCAGAGCCGAAAAGTGCAACAAATATGACAAAAAACTCCCAGAGGATGTTACTCCCCTGAGAGTGGTTGAAACTTATAGCCCACACCTCGGACGGTGCGGATGTAATTCCAGTTCCGTGAATCTACTTTTAACTTTTTACGAAGCTGGCTAATGCAGCACATAACCGCATTAGCACAGTCAATCGGTTCTTCCTTCCAGACATTACGATAAATCTCCTCGTGAGAGAATACCCAGCCAGGATGTTCTGTTAGATATTTTAGTACCGTAAATTCTTTCAGACTCAATTCAATCTTTTGATCATTCATAAAAACAGTATGACAGCGAATATCTATCTGTAGGTTTTTGTCTTTGTAATGCAATTTACTTTCCTCCTAATCTGTTTCACCTTATCACAGCTAATCTAAAATGCTATTATTAGACTGCCAAAACTCAAATTCAAAACCAGAGCAATGCTTTACCTGCAAATAGTCTGGTAATAGACCAGTAGAATCGCAATAGCTGCAAGAGCCAGAAACGGCAAACACATAATTACCGGGGCAGAGTGAAGTGATAAATAAGAACCACTGATTTTTTAGCATTTCAGCCGGATATACAAGCCATCCCCATAGATTGGTGACCGTTACTGTTAAAATTACAGCACTGCCTATATATGTGGCAGCTCCTTTCCGGGTAAAGTTAAAGTCGCAGACCTTTACGACCTACGGCTTAATAGTACGAAAAGACATTAACTTTTCTGTAAAAGAATTTGATGTACTTTATATGCTATATTCTAATCCAGGGATGGCTTTTACTAAACAACAGATTTATGAAGCAGTTTGGCATGAAAAAGCAAATGGTTATTTCCACGCCGTGGAAAACACTATTTTTCAAATACGCAAGAAGATAAAAAAGTATTCCAGCGACAAGAATTACATAAAAACAGTAGTTGGATATGGGTATAAATTTGAAGTTTAATCTGCAGGATATAAGGAGCACCGGGTTTGAGGGAGATTCCCCACTAAGAAAATTTCTATGTTCTGGCTACAAAGCCGGAACATAGGTCGGCATCCATCCCTGTTTCTTCCCAATCCTGCAGACCTAATAAGAAATCAGCTAGTGACTTCTTCATCAAAAGTCTTTTTTTAGAGAAATAATCCATTTTTCAATAGCATCCGCCAAAACTATCTGCTGTTGCAATACTGCCATACCAGTCTTAGGGATTTCCGGATCATTCTCTTTCTCTCGAAGATTTTCCTCCAGATAAGTTTTTAATATTTCAATATTTTCCTCAATACTGGCAATACATGATTGTTGACTTTCAGGCGGTAACTTATCCAAATTTACAATTACTGCATTAAAATCTAAAAAAAAGTGAATGGGTTTAGAGGCTGTTTCCATCATAAGCTTTACAAATTCTTTTTCGCCTTCATCTGTTAATGAATAAACTGCTTTTTCAGGCATCTTACCTTCTTTCACAATTTCTCCTTTAATGAAGCCTTTTTCCTCCAACTGAATTGCTTTTTTGTAAATGGATGGTGTACTGATTTTTACCCATTTTGATATATTACG
The sequence above is drawn from the Dorea formicigenerans genome and encodes:
- a CDS encoding recombinase family protein, producing MQIYGYHRTSTKEQHLDRGIQEIERYCNEHEMALTNIFTDQETGKNFNRPRYTVLVEDVLRPGDILIVTELDRLGRNKYDTMQQIQRIKNMGVRLMVLELPTTLMDLSVMDNAMARMMLETINNMMLELYASMAQAELEKKEKRQREGIEAKKLRGEWDDYGRPSVMKQETFDENFQSVVSGETTPTQLRKNLGMTHSTFYRYRKTFYEKYPELSNSAN
- a CDS encoding winged helix-turn-helix domain-containing protein, producing the protein MHYKDKNLQIDIRCHTVFMNDQKIELSLKEFTVLKYLTEHPGWVFSHEEIYRNVWKEEPIDCANAVMCCISQLRKKLKVDSRNWNYIRTVRGVGYKFQPLSGE
- a CDS encoding winged helix-turn-helix domain-containing protein, coding for MAAPFRVKLKSQTFTTYGLIVRKDINFSVKEFDVLYMLYSNPGMAFTKQQIYEAVWHEKANGYFHAVENTIFQIRKKIKKYSSDKNYIKTVVGYGYKFEV
- a CDS encoding PadR family transcriptional regulator, whose product is MATIDLIVLGILKKEPMGAYDIQKLVEYRNISKWVKISTPSIYKKAIQLEEKGFIKGEIVKEGKMPEKAVYSLTDEGEKEFVKLMMETASKPIHFFLDFNAVIVNLDKLPPESQQSCIASIEENIEILKTYLEENLREKENDPEIPKTGMAVLQQQIVLADAIEKWIISLKKDF